In a single window of the Halobacteriovoraceae bacterium genome:
- a CDS encoding prephenate dehydrogenase/arogenate dehydrogenase family protein, producing the protein MKIGIIGIGRLGALIARYLSQDFKIIAYDQNYSAPLAKKMGIEWGEFDEICEQKIIIPIVPISAFENVIREMAPKLKPGTLVIDVCSVKILPSEIMLRYLPQHTQILATHPMFGPDSAKDTLFGKKVALCPIRIESEILNNLKKYLANNSINVIETTPDKHDQEIAHSLVLTHFIGRALIDYDAKPLEIDTLGYRRLMKILKTVENDTWQLFIDMNKYNPYAAEVRTNFLKALSNINEKVG; encoded by the coding sequence ATGAAAATTGGAATTATTGGAATTGGTCGACTTGGTGCCCTTATTGCGAGATATCTTTCACAGGACTTTAAAATAATTGCCTATGACCAAAATTATTCTGCTCCACTTGCAAAAAAAATGGGCATTGAGTGGGGAGAGTTTGATGAAATTTGTGAACAGAAAATTATTATTCCTATTGTTCCCATTTCAGCATTTGAAAATGTCATTCGAGAAATGGCTCCTAAATTAAAACCTGGTACTCTCGTTATAGATGTTTGTTCGGTTAAAATTCTTCCTTCTGAAATAATGTTGAGGTATCTTCCACAACACACACAAATACTGGCCACTCACCCAATGTTTGGGCCAGATAGTGCAAAAGATACACTATTTGGAAAAAAAGTTGCCCTTTGTCCAATAAGAATAGAATCTGAAATATTAAATAATTTAAAAAAATATCTAGCTAACAATTCTATAAATGTAATTGAAACGACACCAGATAAACATGATCAAGAAATTGCCCATTCTCTTGTCCTGACGCATTTCATTGGTCGAGCACTCATTGACTATGATGCCAAACCTCTTGAAATAGATACACTTGGATATCGAAGATTAATGAAGATTTTAAAAACAGTTGAAAACGACACTTGGCAATTGTTTATAGATATGAATAAATACAATCCATATGCCGCAGAAGTACGTACAAATTTTTTAAAAGCATTGAGTAATATTAATGAAAAAGTCGGATAA
- the pheA gene encoding prephenate dehydratase: protein MKVAFQGTRGAYSEMALKKFFSHHDNIEVHGFDLSEHVCEAVRDGEVDYGILPVENSIVGSVTINIDMFYEYQIYAIGEVYLRINHCLLGLPGAKTEEIKKVYSHPIALGQCRDFLTRHKIESEYFYDTAGAAKMLFEKQDSQLGTISSSLCSEIYGLNIIEEGIQKVKENITRFLVFVDKHKVIPDVRKEKTSLAFSTKHHPGALLNCLQSFASHNINLTKLESRPIIENPFEYIFFVDFSSSIDDKNVKDCLNELEKDAKDIKILGSYPKNPSI, encoded by the coding sequence TTGAAAGTTGCATTTCAAGGTACTCGTGGTGCCTATAGTGAGATGGCATTAAAAAAATTCTTCTCTCATCATGATAATATTGAAGTTCATGGATTTGACTTGAGTGAGCATGTATGTGAAGCAGTAAGAGATGGAGAAGTAGATTACGGGATTTTACCTGTCGAAAATAGTATTGTAGGTAGTGTAACAATAAATATTGATATGTTTTATGAATATCAAATTTATGCAATTGGTGAAGTCTATTTAAGAATTAATCACTGTTTATTGGGATTGCCAGGGGCCAAAACTGAAGAGATAAAAAAAGTCTATTCTCATCCGATTGCCCTTGGTCAATGTCGTGATTTTCTTACCCGACACAAAATTGAATCCGAATATTTCTATGATACTGCTGGTGCTGCAAAAATGCTTTTTGAAAAACAAGATTCCCAATTGGGGACTATTTCATCGAGCTTGTGTTCTGAAATTTATGGATTAAATATTATTGAAGAGGGCATTCAGAAAGTAAAAGAAAACATCACACGTTTTTTAGTTTTTGTAGACAAGCATAAAGTTATTCCTGACGTAAGAAAAGAAAAAACATCTCTGGCATTCTCTACTAAACATCATCCTGGAGCTCTTTTGAATTGCCTCCAATCTTTTGCTTCCCACAATATAAATTTAACCAAATTAGAATCTCGACCAATTATAGAAAATCCATTTGAGTATATTTTCTTTGTGGATTTTTCATCATCAATTGACGACAAAAATGTGAAAGATTGTTTAAATGAACTTGAAAAAGATGCCAAGGATATTAAAATCCTAGGAAGTTATCCAAAAAATCCAAGTATTTAA
- a CDS encoding response regulator — protein MLKKRNLFLIDDVEDLVEMIEDQLDEYFNVKAFTKVGPALKYLKEHSDELDIILSDFKMPEKNGIEILEEVMALNPNTTRIILTGYADEDIIKNSSHVYHKVMDKNEYIGPKDFLEMVEKLEEKFLK, from the coding sequence ATGTTGAAGAAAAGAAATTTGTTTCTAATTGATGATGTTGAAGATCTGGTTGAAATGATTGAAGATCAGCTAGATGAGTATTTTAACGTAAAAGCGTTCACAAAAGTTGGCCCTGCTTTAAAATATTTAAAAGAGCATTCTGATGAATTAGATATAATTTTGAGTGATTTCAAAATGCCTGAGAAAAATGGAATTGAAATACTTGAAGAAGTTATGGCCCTCAATCCCAATACAACTAGAATTATACTCACTGGTTATGCAGATGAGGATATTATAAAAAACTCTTCACACGTTTATCATAAAGTTATGGATAAAAATGAATATATTGGGCCAAAAGATTTTCTTGAAATGGTTGAAAAATTAGAGGAAAAATTTTTAAAATAA
- a CDS encoding response regulator: MEDNNLLLENLTVENEKLKKTNKLLSEQVHKLIKTESSLYRFQEQLDAQMRIYKSLHKLGNKFSSLKKKEDLYKVIGEFIENDINVQRSLFFVEENGTLICKYKFGYYEENDIEFLGLELPNFVSDYLHNNNEYFESYHCKNNDAKIFLETIDLCEFLAIPLSKNENKKITSVFLCGNSESKRKFYSRIVKGDLYHIGMANMANQAGIAIQNIENFSALLEERQQLENKVNERTVDLTHALSEIKKLDKLKTQMFANISHELRTPLTLSLAPLDLIREKYLSQLSQPVVEHIDVIHKNLIKLYSLINEFLEFSKLEANESQLNISPINVEKAIQICLSTMRSALMKKKISLDFKKECAQSNLFLDIRKFERIIINLLSNSFKFTPVGGHIDIIIKDKNDYEFQIIVADNGTGIPKELHSKVFERFSQVDGSETREFAGTGIGLAMVKEYTELHHGEIKIEGDLNQGTKMILTFKKGKDHYKNLKINELLQEIDQNLIENSIIKDFSYENGLLEDDQIIENSSIQYDESHQIRTNSKPNEVHGTILVVEDNIELRKFLKVFLSEQHRVFTARDGLDAWNKIQKIIPDIIISDVMMPNMSGNELCAKVKNDFRFSRIPFILLTAKMDYDLKLMGLKMGVDDYINKPFNPTELLARVNNMIKLRQYQKNLITLNNDLDSANKKIKDQQSSLIKSEKMNVLGEIVAGVSHELSSPLLALSSGLSWFNRYIDDLEQQLKIYNQNLDLIDTQAPRRNKKSKIMNSSIEKMRHHINKLKSYIRFQASEQSEYDLNNEIETSLHILDYLKPSHVTIVSELQEGIPRIKGNAAEVNQLLSNLIKNAIEAIPEDRKGLIKIESKYNIAGFVQLKIKDNGKGIDKNIQDGLFKEIRTSKEKGTGVGLYLCNTIIKNNKIDVDIDSTQNVGTTFILTFKEFIKACNNGLNNVEEKKFVSN; the protein is encoded by the coding sequence TTGGAAGATAATAATTTACTTTTAGAAAATTTAACTGTCGAAAATGAGAAGTTGAAAAAAACAAATAAGCTTCTTTCTGAACAAGTCCATAAGCTCATCAAAACGGAAAGTTCACTTTATAGGTTTCAAGAACAATTAGATGCCCAGATGAGAATTTATAAGTCTCTACATAAATTAGGTAATAAATTTTCCTCTCTTAAGAAAAAAGAAGATCTGTACAAAGTAATAGGTGAGTTCATTGAAAATGATATAAACGTACAAAGATCTTTGTTTTTTGTCGAAGAAAATGGAACGTTAATTTGTAAGTATAAGTTTGGATACTACGAAGAGAACGATATTGAGTTTTTAGGGCTCGAATTGCCTAATTTTGTTTCAGATTATTTACACAACAATAATGAATATTTTGAATCATATCATTGTAAAAATAATGATGCGAAAATTTTTTTAGAGACAATTGATCTCTGTGAATTTTTAGCAATCCCACTCAGTAAAAATGAAAATAAAAAAATAACCTCAGTGTTTTTGTGTGGCAATAGTGAGTCAAAAAGGAAATTTTATTCAAGAATAGTTAAAGGTGATTTGTATCATATTGGAATGGCCAATATGGCCAATCAGGCAGGAATTGCAATACAAAATATAGAAAACTTTTCTGCACTTTTGGAAGAAAGACAACAGCTTGAAAACAAAGTTAATGAACGAACTGTCGACTTAACCCATGCTTTATCTGAAATAAAGAAGCTTGATAAGCTTAAAACTCAGATGTTTGCCAATATTTCACATGAGTTACGCACTCCACTAACTCTTTCCCTTGCTCCTCTTGATTTAATTAGAGAAAAATACTTATCACAATTATCACAACCTGTTGTCGAGCATATAGATGTGATTCATAAAAACTTAATTAAACTCTATTCATTAATTAATGAATTTTTAGAATTTTCAAAATTGGAAGCTAACGAATCTCAATTGAATATATCACCTATAAACGTCGAAAAAGCAATTCAGATATGTTTATCTACTATGAGATCAGCTCTAATGAAGAAGAAAATATCACTTGATTTTAAAAAAGAGTGTGCGCAATCAAATTTATTTTTAGATATTAGAAAATTTGAAAGAATCATTATTAATTTACTTTCAAATTCCTTTAAATTTACTCCTGTTGGCGGGCATATTGATATCATTATCAAAGATAAAAATGATTACGAATTTCAAATAATCGTAGCTGATAATGGAACTGGCATCCCTAAAGAATTGCACTCGAAAGTTTTTGAGAGATTTTCCCAAGTTGATGGTTCTGAAACGAGAGAATTTGCAGGTACCGGTATCGGTCTTGCGATGGTGAAAGAATATACTGAACTTCATCATGGGGAAATAAAGATTGAAGGTGATCTTAACCAAGGCACGAAAATGATCCTCACTTTTAAAAAGGGTAAAGATCATTACAAGAACTTAAAAATAAACGAGTTACTACAAGAAATTGATCAAAATCTAATTGAGAATTCAATTATAAAGGATTTTTCTTATGAAAACGGCCTATTAGAAGATGATCAGATTATTGAGAATTCTTCAATCCAATATGATGAAAGTCATCAAATTCGTACGAATTCTAAACCGAATGAGGTACATGGAACGATATTAGTTGTTGAAGATAACATAGAGCTAAGAAAGTTTTTAAAGGTCTTTTTAAGTGAACAACATAGAGTTTTCACTGCTCGTGATGGACTGGATGCCTGGAATAAAATACAAAAAATAATACCAGATATTATCATTTCTGATGTGATGATGCCAAATATGTCTGGAAATGAGTTATGTGCAAAAGTTAAAAATGATTTTCGTTTTTCTAGAATTCCATTTATTTTGTTAACAGCAAAAATGGATTATGATTTGAAGCTTATGGGACTGAAAATGGGAGTCGATGATTATATCAATAAACCATTTAATCCAACAGAATTACTCGCCAGAGTTAATAATATGATTAAATTACGGCAGTATCAAAAAAACTTGATTACATTAAATAATGATTTAGACAGTGCAAATAAGAAAATAAAAGACCAGCAGAGCTCATTAATTAAAAGCGAAAAAATGAATGTTTTAGGAGAAATTGTAGCGGGAGTAAGTCATGAACTAAGCTCACCACTTCTGGCACTTTCGAGTGGTTTATCCTGGTTTAATAGATATATCGATGATTTAGAACAGCAATTAAAAATTTATAATCAAAATTTGGATTTAATAGATACTCAAGCACCACGAAGAAATAAAAAATCAAAAATAATGAATTCATCAATAGAAAAGATGAGACATCACATTAATAAACTCAAATCTTATATTCGTTTTCAAGCAAGTGAACAGAGTGAATATGATTTAAATAATGAAATTGAGACATCGCTGCATATTCTTGATTATTTAAAACCATCTCATGTTACAATCGTTAGTGAACTTCAGGAAGGAATACCTAGAATTAAAGGAAATGCGGCAGAAGTAAATCAATTATTAAGTAATCTAATAAAAAATGCAATTGAGGCAATACCAGAGGATAGAAAAGGTCTAATCAAAATTGAAAGTAAATATAATATTGCGGGGTTTGTACAATTAAAAATTAAAGATAACGGAAAAGGGATTGATAAAAATATACAAGATGGCCTTTTTAAGGAAATTAGAACTTCTAAGGAGAAAGGTACTGGAGTAGGTTTATATCTTTGTAATACGATTATCAAAAATAATAAAATTGATGTTGATATTGATAGTACTCAAAATGTTGGTACGACGTTTATTTTAACATTTAAAGAGTTTATAAAAGCATGTAACAATGGATTGAATAATGTTGAAGAAAAGAAATTTGTTTCTAATTGA
- a CDS encoding FIST C-terminal domain-containing protein has product MSIYFGAGVSKSKNIKEAVRQSVSLAKKNAGIDKVDFAFVYSTVGYDQELLVELLSQELDGAHFSGCSGVGVIGPDFTNEENFAISVLVYSGDELLFENIYFENLHNNDEEIGKNIAIWAEEFSNDAKALFLFPEGLTCNYDALKRGYENTSINILPLFGGLTGDNFLMKKTFQYCNGKSFSNSIVATILKGNVDLLWDVTHGCSPIGEVRTITKCKGNVIFEMDHRPILDVLKEYLTSSDIDNWESAVANICLGFKADEDISKDYDEFIIRFIPAKNDSDGSVTLSSEVQQGQEVWMARRDQERIENGVETMIKSITKKSRGREPLAIFHFDCAGRGKMIMNHEKKENIVRNFQSNIKGENAWSGFYTFGEIAPVNNKNFFHNYTAVILALYKKED; this is encoded by the coding sequence ATGTCCATCTATTTTGGAGCAGGAGTTAGTAAAAGCAAAAACATAAAAGAAGCAGTTAGACAGTCTGTTAGTCTTGCGAAAAAAAATGCTGGCATTGACAAGGTTGATTTTGCATTTGTCTACTCAACAGTGGGTTACGATCAGGAGCTTTTAGTAGAATTATTATCTCAAGAATTAGATGGAGCTCATTTTTCTGGATGTTCTGGGGTTGGTGTCATTGGGCCAGACTTCACTAATGAAGAAAATTTTGCAATTTCAGTTCTCGTATATTCTGGAGATGAGCTTTTATTTGAGAATATATATTTTGAAAACCTTCATAACAATGATGAAGAAATTGGGAAGAATATTGCAATTTGGGCAGAAGAATTTTCAAATGATGCAAAAGCGCTTTTTTTGTTTCCGGAAGGACTTACATGTAATTATGACGCTCTGAAAAGAGGATATGAAAATACTTCAATAAATATTTTACCTTTATTTGGAGGATTAACTGGCGATAATTTTTTGATGAAGAAAACATTTCAGTATTGTAATGGAAAATCTTTTTCAAATTCTATTGTAGCCACAATTTTAAAGGGAAACGTTGATCTATTATGGGATGTAACTCATGGTTGCTCACCTATTGGAGAAGTAAGAACAATAACAAAGTGTAAGGGTAATGTTATCTTTGAAATGGATCATCGACCAATCTTAGATGTTTTAAAAGAATATTTGACTTCAAGTGATATTGATAACTGGGAAAGTGCAGTTGCAAATATTTGCCTTGGTTTTAAGGCCGATGAAGATATCTCAAAAGATTATGACGAATTTATTATTAGGTTTATTCCTGCAAAAAACGATTCCGATGGATCAGTTACACTTTCTTCAGAAGTTCAACAGGGGCAGGAAGTTTGGATGGCAAGAAGAGATCAAGAAAGAATAGAAAATGGAGTTGAAACAATGATTAAATCCATTACTAAAAAATCTAGAGGACGTGAACCCCTTGCCATTTTTCATTTTGACTGTGCTGGCCGAGGTAAAATGATAATGAATCATGAAAAAAAAGAAAATATCGTAAGAAACTTTCAATCTAATATTAAGGGTGAAAATGCATGGTCAGGTTTTTATACATTCGGTGAAATTGCACCTGTTAATAATAAAAACTTTTTTCATAATTATACTGCTGTCATTTTAGCACTTTATAAAAAAGAAGATTAA
- the asd gene encoding aspartate-semialdehyde dehydrogenase, with the protein MEKISIAVLGATGTVGQKLLAMLENHPLFQVTQLVASDKNIGKRYVDACDWRETAQMPTIYQNMMLESYEDITAKYAVSSLPSDIAKIAEPYLAQKGIHVVSNASTFRMDKNTPLIIPEINPSHLELIGNQKTPGKIITNPNCATVFLTLALRPLLDLGKINFLSVVTLQALSGAGYPGVSSMDILGNIIPYIGNEEDKIETEALKILGTPNECIDLKIITHVNRVPVLHGHTVAMHVVFEEEVKEEKVIEKFSELQEKFPELYKLYLDPFRPQPLKDITQYDQRAHVGRIKQGPDLKTIGLISMGHNLVRGAAGAAILNLELLHNHLTETNS; encoded by the coding sequence ATGGAAAAGATCTCAATTGCTGTTTTAGGTGCTACAGGAACTGTTGGACAAAAACTGCTGGCCATGCTTGAAAATCATCCACTTTTTCAGGTTACTCAGTTGGTTGCTTCGGACAAAAATATTGGAAAACGCTATGTTGATGCCTGTGATTGGCGCGAAACTGCTCAGATGCCAACTATTTACCAAAATATGATGTTAGAATCATATGAAGATATCACAGCAAAATATGCAGTCTCATCACTTCCCAGTGATATTGCTAAAATTGCCGAACCATATCTCGCTCAAAAAGGGATACATGTCGTAAGCAATGCTTCAACCTTTAGAATGGACAAAAATACACCTTTAATTATCCCGGAGATAAACCCATCTCACTTAGAGCTCATTGGAAATCAAAAGACACCAGGTAAAATTATCACTAATCCAAATTGTGCAACCGTTTTCTTAACTCTTGCACTGAGACCCTTACTCGATCTTGGAAAGATTAACTTTTTAAGTGTTGTTACTCTACAAGCTCTCAGTGGGGCTGGTTATCCAGGAGTTTCTTCTATGGACATCTTGGGAAATATCATTCCCTATATTGGTAATGAAGAGGATAAAATTGAAACAGAAGCTTTAAAAATTTTAGGAACTCCCAATGAGTGTATCGATTTAAAAATTATTACTCATGTTAACCGCGTTCCTGTGTTGCACGGTCACACAGTTGCTATGCATGTTGTGTTTGAAGAAGAAGTGAAAGAGGAAAAAGTTATTGAGAAATTTAGTGAACTTCAAGAAAAGTTCCCAGAACTTTATAAACTTTATCTTGATCCCTTTAGACCACAACCTCTTAAGGATATTACTCAGTATGACCAACGTGCCCATGTTGGCCGCATTAAACAAGGCCCAGATTTAAAAACTATTGGACTAATATCTATGGGACACAATCTTGTTAGAGGTGCGGCCGGGGCCGCAATTTTAAACTTAGAACTTTTGCATAATCATTTAACGGAGACCAACTCATGA
- the lysC gene encoding lysine-sensitive aspartokinase 3, whose translation MSIVVSKFGGTSMADAQAMIRSSKITIERNASIMVVSATSGTTNELLELIELALTDSWDQTKIKLESLKNKHLSIAEELSASEDTYFELNELTNELDSLIKGINLLKDCSPKAKDRVLSFGERLSSRLCSYALQKVINEKGLDLTAQFFDVRNVMTTDDEYGTARPNFDQIKVHAQNHKEKILTGNIIYVTQGFIGINEDGHTTTLGRGGSDYSAAILAEAFDADLLEIWTDVAGIATTDPRIYQNAKQIEEISFKEASELASFGAKILHPTTLLPCQRSNIPVFVGSSYAPQDNGTWIRKQTENNPLVRGIALKKNQVLLTISTPEMLNAHGFLYQIFEVFNRHKVSVDSITTSEISIALTLDNNQIINRKLVRDLELFSQVKIEQHLSLVSIIGNQINHTPGFTNQLFSTLEDIQIRMICAGASKHNFCFLVKEKDGENAVRKIHEKLLG comes from the coding sequence ATGAGCATAGTTGTATCCAAATTTGGAGGAACATCAATGGCCGATGCACAGGCCATGATAAGAAGTAGTAAAATCACGATAGAAAGAAATGCTAGTATTATGGTCGTTTCTGCAACTTCAGGAACAACAAATGAGCTTCTTGAATTAATTGAACTCGCCCTTACTGATTCATGGGATCAAACAAAAATAAAGCTTGAGTCCCTAAAAAATAAACATCTATCAATAGCTGAAGAACTTTCAGCAAGTGAAGATACTTACTTTGAATTAAATGAACTTACAAATGAACTCGATTCATTAATTAAAGGAATCAATCTTTTAAAAGACTGTTCACCCAAAGCAAAAGACAGAGTTCTTTCATTTGGAGAAAGACTCTCATCTCGACTTTGTAGTTATGCTCTTCAAAAAGTGATTAATGAAAAAGGTCTCGACTTAACTGCTCAATTTTTTGATGTACGCAATGTGATGACAACTGATGACGAATATGGGACAGCTAGACCAAATTTTGATCAAATCAAAGTTCATGCTCAAAATCATAAGGAAAAAATTCTTACTGGAAATATCATTTATGTCACTCAAGGTTTTATTGGAATCAATGAAGATGGACATACCACTACTCTTGGGCGTGGAGGAAGTGATTATTCAGCTGCTATCCTCGCTGAAGCATTTGACGCAGATCTTTTGGAAATTTGGACTGACGTCGCAGGAATAGCGACAACAGATCCAAGAATTTATCAAAACGCAAAACAAATTGAAGAAATTTCTTTTAAAGAGGCATCAGAATTGGCCAGTTTTGGAGCAAAAATTCTACACCCTACAACTTTATTGCCTTGTCAAAGAAGCAATATTCCTGTGTTTGTTGGGAGTAGTTATGCTCCACAAGACAATGGAACTTGGATTCGCAAACAAACTGAGAACAATCCTTTGGTTCGAGGTATTGCTCTCAAAAAAAATCAAGTTCTCCTAACTATTTCAACTCCAGAAATGCTTAATGCGCATGGTTTTTTATATCAAATTTTTGAAGTCTTTAACCGCCATAAAGTGAGTGTTGATTCAATCACAACCTCAGAAATTTCTATTGCTTTAACATTAGACAATAATCAAATAATCAATAGAAAGTTGGTACGTGACCTTGAACTCTTCTCACAAGTAAAAATCGAACAACACTTGTCTCTTGTTTCAATTATCGGAAATCAGATTAATCATACCCCTGGTTTTACAAATCAGTTATTTTCCACATTAGAAGATATTCAGATACGAATGATTTGCGCAGGTGCGAGTAAACACAATTTTTGTTTTTTAGTAAAAGAGAAAGATGGTGAAAATGCTGTTCGAAAAATTCATGAAAAACTATTAGGATAA
- a CDS encoding 4-hydroxy-tetrahydrodipicolinate synthase — translation MNQLPIVWTALVTPMNKDGSVNYSELHKLINQQEEAGNGLLILGSTGESLNLSLSEKKEIIHYLSKNKPNSPVMIGVGGINLEDTKEWIEFLNPFNFHSYLLVTPLYAKPGDKGQTLWFEKLMDIATSPCILYNVPSRTGRPLSLKAVEALHEHKNFLGIKEASGSCEEFKKYKKAAGKGFVYSGDDALLPEFADLGACGVISVASNVWPKETHEFAAQCLNNTLKDIKLWKQACESLFIVSNPIPAKVLLKERGDISSSTLRLPLTDLELESPAILMEQNELIRNWFSQQKGQ, via the coding sequence ATGAATCAGTTACCAATAGTCTGGACAGCATTAGTTACTCCAATGAATAAGGATGGAAGCGTCAATTATTCAGAATTACACAAGCTTATTAATCAGCAAGAAGAAGCTGGAAATGGTCTTTTAATACTTGGAAGTACCGGTGAGTCTTTAAATCTCTCTTTATCTGAGAAAAAAGAAATAATTCATTACCTTTCAAAAAACAAACCAAACTCACCAGTGATGATTGGAGTCGGTGGTATAAACCTAGAAGACACAAAGGAATGGATTGAATTCTTGAACCCTTTTAACTTTCATAGCTATTTGCTTGTTACTCCCCTCTACGCAAAACCTGGTGACAAAGGTCAGACTCTATGGTTTGAAAAACTAATGGACATTGCAACATCTCCTTGCATACTCTATAACGTCCCTTCTAGAACAGGAAGGCCTCTGTCATTGAAGGCCGTTGAAGCTCTTCACGAACACAAAAATTTTCTTGGAATTAAAGAGGCCAGTGGGTCTTGTGAAGAATTTAAAAAATATAAAAAAGCAGCAGGTAAAGGTTTTGTTTATTCTGGTGATGATGCACTTTTGCCAGAATTTGCTGATCTTGGAGCTTGTGGGGTGATCTCAGTTGCATCTAATGTTTGGCCAAAAGAGACTCATGAATTTGCGGCCCAATGCTTGAACAACACACTCAAGGACATTAAACTTTGGAAACAGGCCTGTGAATCTCTTTTTATTGTAAGCAACCCCATTCCTGCAAAAGTATTGCTCAAAGAACGTGGAGATATTTCATCATCAACTTTAAGATTACCACTAACTGATCTTGAGCTTGAATCCCCTGCGATACTAATGGAGCAAAATGAATTAATTAGAAATTGGTTTTCTCAACAAAAGGGGCAGTAA
- a CDS encoding 2,3,4,5-tetrahydropyridine-2,6-dicarboxylate N-succinyltransferase, which translates to MSWKETLDLLEQGKLRAASKVNGIWQANPEIKKEILEAFKAGELVAKDGFVDKHNIFPQEFSVDRGIRLVPGGSSVRRGSYIANGVVIMPPAYVNIGAYVDSGTMIDSHALVGSCAQIGKNVHLSAGVQIGGVLEPIGLAPVVIEDDVFVGAGSVIVEGIQVLKGAVIAPGVILSKAIPVYDCVKEKMLERGSAIPEGAVVVPGTRPLNKQLAWGNEQGLALNCAIIIKYRDDKSDQSLELEQYLR; encoded by the coding sequence ATGAGCTGGAAAGAGACACTGGATTTATTAGAGCAAGGAAAACTAAGGGCCGCTTCTAAAGTCAATGGAATTTGGCAGGCCAACCCTGAAATAAAAAAAGAAATCTTAGAAGCATTTAAGGCCGGCGAATTAGTCGCAAAGGATGGTTTTGTAGATAAACACAATATTTTTCCACAAGAATTTAGTGTTGATCGAGGCATAAGACTCGTACCAGGTGGTTCTTCTGTTCGTAGAGGTTCATATATTGCTAATGGTGTTGTCATCATGCCTCCGGCCTATGTCAATATTGGAGCTTATGTAGATTCTGGTACCATGATTGACAGTCATGCACTTGTAGGGTCATGTGCACAAATTGGAAAGAATGTTCATCTCTCAGCTGGAGTTCAAATTGGTGGAGTATTAGAGCCAATTGGACTTGCACCTGTTGTCATCGAAGACGATGTTTTTGTTGGTGCTGGTTCTGTTATTGTTGAAGGGATTCAAGTTTTAAAAGGAGCGGTCATTGCTCCTGGTGTTATTCTTTCAAAGGCCATCCCCGTCTATGATTGCGTGAAAGAAAAAATGCTTGAAAGAGGAAGTGCAATACCTGAGGGTGCTGTTGTGGTGCCAGGAACGCGTCCACTTAATAAGCAACTTGCTTGGGGTAATGAACAAGGTCTTGCACTCAATTGCGCTATCATTATCAAATATAGAGATGATAAAAGTGATCAAAGCCTCGAGCTTGAACAATACTTAAGATAA